A window of the Tunturibacter empetritectus genome harbors these coding sequences:
- a CDS encoding efflux RND transporter permease subunit: MWIVKVALSRPYTFIVLAILILIAAPVVISSTPTDIFPNINIPVVSVAWQYTGLNPEELEGRLTTPYEKALTVLVDNIQHIESTTFAGQVIVKIYLQPGASLDTANSQVSAASEYQLRSLPPGILPPQIINFSASSVPIVQLGLSGAGLSEQQLNDLGANFVRPQLISVPGVVIPNIYGGKQRSIMLNIDPKLLQAKGLSPVDVLNAVGQQNVVQPGGTAKIGQDEYDIHINSSPVTLEGISNLPIKQVNGTTIYLHDVATVADGSIPQTNIVRQDGRRGALMVILKSGTASTLTVVSGVRNLIPRVKLTVPPELKITPIGDQSVFVRGSVQGVIREAVIAAVLTGLMILLFLGSWRSTIIIAISIPLSILTSIIVLGLLGETINIMTLGGLALAVGILVDDATVTIENIERYLEEGRELHDAILEGAAQISVPALVSTLCICIVFLPMFFLSGVARYLFVPLAEAVVFAMLASYVLSRTLVPTLAMYLLKAHDHHAVPSNNILARFQRGFERLFEKLRTSYQDLLGRLVAARVFFVPIFLLLCLCVFALLPFLGQNFFPSTDNGSFILHVRGKSGIRIEETAKLCDLIEQDIRKTVPAGEMDNILDNIGLPYSTLNTQHATSGLIGAGDADILVSLKEDHHPTAKYVEELRRDLPRAFPGVTFYFLPSDIVTQILNFGLPAPIDIQFEGSDIAANRKVANQVLSELHKVPGLVDLRIQQPDDYPVLNVDVDRTKAAQGGYSERDVGSSLLNILGGSTQLNPMFYLNWNNGNTYNIVEQTPQYQISSLNSLENIPISSPTAKQPEILTDVATIKRSSEMEVVTHYNVRRTLDIYGNVQGRDLGSVGRDINKIVARNEKSLVRGSFVRVRGQIETMNSSYFGLFAGLAFAIVLVYLLIVVNFQSWLDPFIIITALPAALAGIVLFLFTTRTTLSVPALMGAIMCMGVATANSILVVSFAKERLLHHGNAIEAAIEAGATRFRPVMMTALAMIIGMIPMALGAGEGGEQNAPLGRAVIGGLCCATVATLIFVPAVFALLHSSDKKNAVANESREHQLTAGD; the protein is encoded by the coding sequence ATGTGGATTGTCAAAGTAGCTCTGAGCCGACCGTACACGTTTATCGTGCTGGCGATCCTGATTCTGATTGCTGCGCCTGTGGTCATCTCGAGTACGCCGACCGACATCTTTCCGAATATTAATATTCCTGTGGTGTCGGTTGCGTGGCAGTACACGGGACTGAATCCGGAGGAGCTTGAGGGCCGGCTGACGACTCCGTATGAGAAGGCTCTGACGGTGCTGGTGGACAACATTCAGCATATCGAGTCGACTACGTTTGCGGGGCAGGTGATTGTGAAGATCTACCTGCAGCCGGGGGCGAGTCTGGATACGGCGAACTCGCAGGTTTCGGCGGCTTCGGAGTACCAACTGAGGAGCCTGCCTCCGGGGATTCTGCCGCCGCAGATTATTAACTTCAGCGCGTCGAGCGTGCCGATCGTACAACTGGGCTTGTCGGGCGCGGGGCTGAGCGAGCAGCAGCTGAATGACCTGGGGGCAAATTTTGTTCGGCCGCAGCTGATCTCGGTGCCGGGGGTTGTGATTCCGAATATCTATGGCGGCAAGCAGCGGTCGATTATGTTGAACATCGATCCGAAGCTGCTGCAGGCCAAAGGGCTGTCGCCGGTTGATGTGTTGAATGCGGTGGGACAGCAGAATGTGGTGCAGCCGGGTGGGACGGCGAAGATTGGCCAGGACGAGTATGACATTCACATCAACTCGTCGCCGGTGACGCTGGAGGGGATCAGCAACCTGCCGATCAAGCAGGTGAATGGCACGACGATCTATCTGCATGACGTGGCGACGGTGGCGGACGGAAGCATACCGCAGACGAATATTGTGCGGCAGGACGGACGCCGCGGGGCGCTGATGGTGATTCTGAAGTCGGGGACCGCATCGACATTGACCGTGGTGAGCGGCGTGCGGAATCTGATTCCAAGGGTGAAGCTGACGGTGCCGCCTGAGTTGAAGATTACGCCGATCGGGGACCAGTCTGTGTTCGTTCGCGGATCGGTGCAGGGGGTGATCCGCGAGGCTGTGATTGCGGCGGTGCTGACAGGGCTGATGATTCTTTTGTTCCTGGGGAGCTGGCGCAGCACGATTATTATCGCGATCTCGATTCCGCTGTCGATCCTGACCTCGATCATTGTGCTGGGACTTCTGGGCGAGACGATCAACATTATGACGCTGGGCGGATTGGCGCTGGCAGTCGGCATTCTGGTGGACGATGCGACGGTGACGATTGAGAATATCGAACGCTACCTGGAGGAGGGCAGAGAGCTGCATGACGCGATTCTGGAAGGTGCGGCGCAGATCTCGGTGCCGGCGCTGGTATCGACGCTGTGTATCTGCATTGTGTTTCTGCCGATGTTCTTTTTGAGCGGGGTTGCGCGTTATCTCTTTGTGCCGCTGGCGGAGGCTGTGGTCTTCGCCATGCTGGCTTCGTATGTTCTCTCTCGCACGCTGGTTCCGACGCTGGCGATGTATCTGCTGAAGGCGCATGATCACCATGCTGTGCCCTCGAATAACATTCTTGCGCGGTTCCAGCGGGGGTTTGAGCGCCTTTTTGAGAAGCTGCGCACCAGTTATCAAGATCTGCTCGGACGGCTGGTAGCGGCACGGGTCTTCTTCGTTCCCATCTTTTTGCTGCTGTGCCTGTGTGTTTTCGCACTGCTGCCGTTTCTTGGACAGAACTTCTTTCCGAGCACAGACAACGGATCATTCATCCTCCATGTTCGGGGCAAGAGCGGAATCCGCATCGAGGAGACTGCGAAGCTTTGCGATCTGATCGAACAAGATATTCGGAAGACCGTTCCCGCAGGAGAGATGGACAACATCCTCGATAACATTGGCCTGCCGTACAGCACACTGAATACGCAGCATGCTACTTCGGGGCTAATCGGTGCGGGAGATGCGGACATTCTGGTCTCGCTGAAGGAAGATCACCATCCGACCGCCAAGTATGTCGAGGAATTGCGCAGGGATCTCCCGCGTGCCTTCCCTGGGGTTACGTTCTACTTTCTACCGTCGGATATTGTTACGCAGATTCTGAACTTTGGCCTGCCTGCTCCGATTGACATTCAGTTCGAGGGTTCGGATATCGCGGCTAACCGAAAGGTTGCGAACCAGGTATTGAGCGAACTGCACAAGGTTCCTGGCCTTGTGGATCTGCGCATCCAGCAGCCGGATGATTATCCCGTGCTGAACGTCGACGTAGACCGCACTAAGGCGGCGCAGGGCGGCTACTCGGAACGGGATGTGGGCAGCAGTTTGCTGAACATCCTCGGGGGCAGTACGCAGCTGAATCCGATGTTTTATCTGAACTGGAACAATGGCAACACGTACAACATTGTGGAGCAGACGCCACAGTACCAGATCAGCTCATTGAACTCGCTCGAGAATATTCCAATCTCGTCTCCGACGGCAAAGCAGCCGGAGATTTTGACCGATGTCGCGACGATTAAGCGCAGCAGCGAAATGGAGGTGGTGACGCACTACAACGTGCGGCGCACGCTCGATATCTATGGAAATGTTCAGGGGCGCGATCTTGGGTCGGTGGGGCGAGACATCAACAAGATTGTGGCAAGAAATGAGAAGTCGCTGGTGCGCGGCAGCTTTGTGAGGGTGCGCGGTCAGATTGAGACGATGAACAGCTCTTACTTTGGACTGTTTGCCGGACTGGCGTTTGCGATTGTGCTGGTCTACCTGTTGATCGTTGTTAACTTCCAGTCCTGGCTCGATCCGTTCATCATTATTACTGCTCTGCCGGCAGCGCTGGCGGGTATTGTGCTCTTCCTGTTCACAACGAGGACGACGTTGAGTGTGCCCGCGCTGATGGGCGCGATCATGTGTATGGGCGTTGCGACGGCGAACAGTATTCTGGTGGTATCGTTTGCGAAAGAGCGCCTGTTGCATCATGGGAACGCGATCGAGGCTGCTATTGAAGCGGGAGCGACGCGGTTCCGGCCTGTGATGATGACGGCTCTGGCGATGATCATCGGCATGATTCCGATGGCACTGGGTGCGGGAGAGGGCGGAGAACAAAACGCTCCGCTAGGTAGAGCTGTGATCGGCGGACTGTGCTGCGCTACGGTTGCGACTCTGATCTTCGTTCCCGCGGTCTTTGCTTTGCTGCACAGCTCGGATAAGAAAAATGCGGTTGCCAACGAGAGCCGCGAGCACCAGTTGACTGCGGGCGACTGA
- a CDS encoding efflux RND transporter periplasmic adaptor subunit, translating into MTSGTKVETRMNEDETTLSGDRPAAVVDAPAPGLTRGTWIGVAVIAVIVALVVIFGIAARRRTESTLETDTKAAAIPSVKVIHPASSVLSSGLALPGNTQAYVDTPIYARTSGYLKKWYFDIGTHVRKGQLMAVIETPELDEQLQVAQADLKSAEANLNLANTTSARYQNLLTTNSVSKQETDVAVSDAAAKKAAVDASMAAVRRLQQLQSFEKIYAPFDGIVTARNIDIGGLIQAGENTTPKELFHLAAIQKIRVFVSVPEAYSTSIKAGGKAMLTLDEYPGREFEGTVARNSNAIDSATRTLNVEVDVDNPKGELLPGAYVFAHFKVPQRSSNLMIPSNTLLFRAQGLQVGVVRDGRVQLVPVTISKDMGANVEIASGLTPNDAVILDPSDSLASGQEVQVKSQMNENATQMEKKEGAQ; encoded by the coding sequence ATGACGAGCGGAACTAAGGTGGAGACCAGGATGAATGAGGATGAGACCACACTCTCCGGCGATCGCCCGGCTGCGGTGGTGGACGCCCCCGCGCCCGGCCTGACAAGGGGGACGTGGATTGGAGTGGCGGTCATCGCTGTGATTGTGGCCCTGGTTGTCATCTTCGGGATTGCCGCGCGTCGCCGGACGGAGAGCACGCTCGAAACGGACACAAAAGCTGCCGCGATTCCGTCCGTCAAAGTGATTCATCCTGCGAGTTCGGTGCTGTCTTCGGGGCTGGCGCTGCCGGGAAACACGCAGGCGTATGTAGACACGCCGATCTACGCGCGCACGAGCGGCTATCTAAAGAAATGGTACTTCGACATTGGCACGCATGTTCGCAAAGGACAGTTGATGGCGGTCATCGAGACGCCGGAGTTGGATGAGCAGCTTCAGGTGGCGCAGGCCGATCTGAAGAGCGCAGAGGCTAACCTCAACCTGGCGAATACGACCTCAGCACGCTATCAAAATCTTCTGACGACTAACTCGGTCTCAAAGCAGGAGACCGATGTTGCGGTGAGTGATGCCGCGGCGAAGAAGGCGGCGGTGGATGCCTCGATGGCGGCAGTGCGTAGACTGCAACAATTGCAATCGTTCGAGAAGATTTATGCACCCTTCGATGGAATCGTGACGGCACGCAATATCGATATCGGCGGACTGATTCAGGCTGGCGAGAATACGACTCCGAAGGAGCTGTTCCATCTTGCTGCGATTCAAAAGATCCGCGTGTTCGTGTCGGTTCCGGAGGCTTACTCCACCTCGATCAAGGCCGGCGGCAAGGCGATGCTGACTTTGGACGAGTATCCGGGGCGGGAGTTTGAGGGCACCGTTGCGCGCAACTCGAACGCGATCGATTCAGCAACACGCACACTGAATGTTGAAGTGGATGTAGACAATCCCAAGGGCGAATTGTTGCCGGGCGCCTATGTGTTTGCCCACTTCAAGGTGCCGCAGCGCAGTTCGAATTTGATGATTCCGTCGAACACGCTGCTGTTCCGGGCACAGGGTCTGCAGGTGGGAGTCGTTCGCGATGGACGCGTGCAGCTGGTGCCAGTGACGATCAGCAAAGACATGGGCGCGAACGTTGAGATTGCCTCGGGGTTGACACCGAACGATGCCGTAATTCTGGATCCTTCCGACTCGCTGGCGAGCGGCCAGGAGGTGCAGGTGAAGAGCCAGATGAATGAAAACGCAACGCAGATGGAAAAGAAAGAGGGGGCGCAGTGA
- a CDS encoding efflux transporter outer membrane subunit, with the protein MTLRPGALASAAVFLLSGCMVGPKYVKPSVPMAPDYKEAGPDAYKENSSWQVAQPSDAAQRGEWWTIFGDAELNALEPQVAENNQSLKATDARFREARALIRFNHASLYPTVGVAPTGGGERESSNQPYFNVNNAQGNGVGVLQLPVDLNYEFDVWGRVRRTVSAAREEAQASAGDRQTVMLSLQAELAVDYFEARSADAQEKLLNDTVKDFEEAYRITKNRFEGGVAPKSDVDQAQTQLEAAKVLSRDITLQRAQFEHAIAILLGKPPASFALPNAPLDARPPAIPPGLPSELLERRPDIASAERRVAEANDRIGIARAAFYPTISLSGTVGVEGTSFANLFDPASLLWSLGPMLSQTVFDAGRRASVSEQANASYDETVANYRQTTLTAFQQVEDNLVALRVLNQEAGHQHQATMAAQSAAQIFNNRYVGGLDTYLQVVTAQTTELNNERNDIDIMRRQMDASVLLIKALGGGWNVTQLPKL; encoded by the coding sequence GTGACGCTACGACCAGGTGCTCTGGCCAGTGCCGCTGTGTTCCTGCTTAGCGGATGCATGGTGGGGCCAAAGTATGTGAAGCCTTCGGTTCCCATGGCGCCTGACTATAAGGAAGCAGGGCCGGATGCCTACAAGGAGAACTCGAGTTGGCAGGTGGCGCAGCCGTCCGATGCAGCACAGCGCGGAGAGTGGTGGACGATCTTTGGCGATGCGGAGCTGAATGCCCTTGAGCCGCAGGTGGCGGAGAATAACCAGAGTCTCAAGGCAACGGATGCTCGTTTTCGCGAGGCCCGAGCTTTGATCCGCTTCAATCATGCGTCGCTGTATCCGACCGTTGGTGTGGCGCCGACTGGCGGGGGCGAACGGGAATCGTCCAACCAGCCTTACTTCAATGTGAACAACGCCCAGGGAAATGGCGTGGGTGTACTTCAACTGCCTGTGGATTTGAACTACGAATTCGATGTCTGGGGGCGTGTTCGGCGCACAGTGAGCGCTGCTCGCGAGGAGGCCCAGGCAAGCGCGGGAGATCGGCAGACAGTAATGTTAAGCCTGCAGGCTGAGCTTGCGGTAGATTACTTCGAGGCCCGCAGCGCCGATGCCCAGGAGAAGCTGCTGAACGATACTGTGAAGGACTTCGAAGAGGCCTACCGGATTACAAAGAATCGTTTTGAGGGCGGCGTCGCTCCGAAGTCGGACGTCGATCAGGCGCAGACGCAGCTTGAGGCGGCGAAGGTGCTGTCGCGTGATATTACGCTACAGCGAGCACAGTTCGAGCATGCGATCGCGATTCTGCTGGGCAAGCCGCCGGCGTCGTTCGCGTTGCCGAACGCTCCTCTCGATGCGAGGCCGCCGGCGATTCCGCCAGGGCTGCCTTCGGAGCTGCTGGAAAGGCGTCCGGATATTGCCTCGGCAGAACGGCGGGTTGCCGAAGCGAATGACCGCATTGGCATTGCACGGGCTGCGTTTTATCCTACGATTTCGTTGAGCGGTACCGTCGGGGTGGAGGGGACCTCGTTTGCGAACCTGTTCGACCCGGCGAGTCTGCTGTGGTCGCTTGGGCCAATGCTGTCGCAGACGGTGTTTGACGCTGGACGTAGAGCCTCGGTGTCCGAACAGGCCAATGCGAGCTATGACGAGACGGTTGCGAACTATCGGCAGACGACTTTGACGGCGTTTCAACAGGTTGAAGATAATCTGGTCGCGCTTCGCGTTCTGAACCAGGAGGCAGGGCATCAACACCAAGCCACGATGGCGGCCCAGTCTGCGGCGCAGATATTCAACAATCGATACGTTGGCGGACTCGACACTTATCTGCAGGTGGTGACGGCCCAGACCACTGAGCTGAATAACGAGCGCAACGACATCGATATTATGCGCAGGCAGATGGATGCGAGCGTGCTCTTGATCAAGGCTCTGGGTGGCGGCTGGAACGTGACGCAGCTGCCGAAGTTGTAG
- a CDS encoding sensor histidine kinase → MQRKLTRSIVRYSISTAGAAVIVAVYFLRLHVNETTVALTFLIGILLVAANWGLRHSIYLSILSAAAFNFFFLPPVLTFTVGDGRNWVALFAFLVTGIVASQLAERARREAKISRRRQREAERLYEFSQQMLVTGNVIDLLNVLPQMIAATFNLTGAAVYLREKDRIYRSSPNYMDVTASELRDAAFTRDHRYDEARAVTLVPILLGTRPIGAVGITGNRTSPEALDAVCGLAAIAIERAGAVETLTRVQASRESERLRNALLDSVAHELRTPLTSITAAVTTLRSEPSLDAEQSGEMLQVIEEEAARLDRLVGQAMEMAELDANDIKLDLRMHSMREAVDLALEAVQGPLKNHPLELRLPDTLPPVQMDLERIAKVLQHLLENAAKYSTEGSPIFVSAEVSRGQLVTSVADRGAGVDDLEKMMIFDKFYRGQGQRYRVQGTGMGLAIAKAIVEAHGGSIEVTSQPTQGSVFSFYLPLNLSGR, encoded by the coding sequence GTGCAGCGCAAGCTTACACGCAGTATCGTCCGCTACAGTATCTCCACTGCCGGCGCAGCTGTCATTGTAGCCGTCTACTTTCTTCGGCTGCATGTCAACGAAACCACGGTAGCCCTGACATTTCTGATTGGCATTCTTCTCGTAGCCGCAAACTGGGGCCTGCGCCACTCGATCTACCTGTCCATCCTCTCGGCGGCAGCCTTCAACTTCTTCTTCCTGCCTCCAGTCCTCACCTTTACCGTCGGGGATGGCCGAAACTGGGTCGCCCTCTTCGCCTTTCTGGTAACCGGAATCGTCGCCAGCCAGCTCGCCGAGCGCGCACGTCGTGAAGCAAAGATCTCGCGCCGCCGCCAGCGCGAAGCAGAACGCTTGTACGAGTTCAGCCAACAGATGCTGGTCACCGGCAATGTCATCGATCTCCTCAACGTCCTGCCACAGATGATCGCCGCGACCTTCAACCTCACCGGAGCCGCTGTTTATCTTCGGGAGAAAGATCGCATCTATCGCTCGAGCCCCAACTACATGGACGTAACCGCCTCCGAGCTGCGGGATGCAGCCTTCACCCGCGATCATCGCTATGACGAAGCACGCGCCGTCACCCTCGTCCCAATTCTCCTCGGAACCCGCCCCATCGGCGCCGTCGGAATCACAGGCAACAGGACCTCCCCTGAGGCTCTCGATGCAGTTTGTGGCCTGGCGGCGATTGCGATCGAACGCGCCGGCGCCGTCGAAACCCTGACCCGAGTCCAGGCCTCACGCGAGAGCGAGCGACTGCGCAATGCCTTGTTGGACTCTGTTGCGCACGAACTCCGAACACCTCTCACCTCCATCACTGCTGCCGTCACAACCCTTCGTAGCGAGCCCTCCCTCGATGCCGAGCAAAGTGGGGAGATGTTACAGGTCATCGAAGAGGAAGCCGCCCGACTAGATCGGCTCGTCGGCCAAGCAATGGAGATGGCGGAGCTCGATGCAAACGACATCAAGCTCGATCTACGTATGCACTCCATGCGAGAGGCCGTCGATCTCGCGCTCGAGGCTGTTCAAGGGCCGCTCAAAAATCATCCCCTCGAACTACGCCTCCCCGACACTCTTCCTCCCGTCCAGATGGACCTCGAGCGCATCGCCAAAGTGCTCCAGCACCTGTTAGAGAACGCGGCAAAGTATTCCACCGAGGGAAGTCCAATCTTCGTCAGCGCCGAAGTCTCCCGAGGCCAGCTCGTCACCAGCGTCGCCGACCGTGGTGCAGGAGTCGACGACCTGGAAAAGATGATGATCTTCGACAAGTTCTACCGCGGCCAGGGGCAGCGATATCGCGTCCAGGGAACAGGCATGGGGCTGGCCATCGCAAAGGCGATCGTTGAAGCCCACGGCGGCTCCATCGAGGTCACCAGCCAGCCCACACAAGGCTCAGTCTTCTCCTTCTACCTGCCGCTGAATCTCTCCGGCCGCTGA